A single region of the Anaerolineales bacterium genome encodes:
- a CDS encoding ClbS/DfsB family four-helix bundle protein — protein MSDLADHEHLIQGLTHAHQTIKMLVDAIAPKASILYPGRSIKEFLAHLTGWDEAGIACIRAYLDKRVAGVPAYRGLNFYNAQSVTEREALSYEQVYREWELAREQLKATLQTVSSENLHTAILSPWGSQTTIAAMIQILIDHADEHEGDLKKMISPTSDTSTS, from the coding sequence CACCAAACGATCAAAATGCTTGTCGATGCCATTGCCCCCAAAGCGTCTATCCTTTACCCAGGGAGGTCGATCAAGGAATTTCTTGCCCATCTCACCGGATGGGATGAAGCAGGGATCGCCTGTATCCGCGCTTACCTCGATAAGCGTGTGGCAGGCGTCCCCGCCTACCGGGGCTTGAATTTCTACAATGCCCAATCCGTCACCGAACGGGAGGCGCTCTCTTATGAGCAGGTCTATCGGGAATGGGAATTGGCGCGGGAGCAGTTGAAAGCCACCCTTCAGACTGTCTCGAGCGAGAACCTGCACACCGCAATCCTTTCACCATGGGGATCGCAAACGACGATAGCCGCGATGATCCAAATCCTGATCGATCATGCCGATGAACATGAGGGCGATCTGAAGAAGATGATCTCGCCAACGTCTGACACCTCTACCTCCTAA